A genomic stretch from Aedes albopictus strain Foshan chromosome 2, AalbF5, whole genome shotgun sequence includes:
- the LOC109423267 gene encoding uncharacterized protein LOC109423267 codes for MILLLVLISVVGSAFAHPGSHLGHHNKYVTLDNVKYSYGIFAPVGVTVGAYVWFISALGLILGALVLLYFSKGWRSGSYYSGIFGRRSLEYQRTFGENSIFDDLNPQRDTRSHQLFWKDRIRDIAKLFKENY; via the exons ATGATTTTGCTTCTAGTATTGATCAGCGTTGTTGGTTCTGCGTTTGCACATCCCGGGTCTCATCTCGGGCATCATAACAAATATGTGACACTGGATAACGTTAAGTACAGTTACGGAATAT TTGCGCCCGTTGGAGTGACCGTCGGAGCTTACGTTTGGTTTATCTCAGCACTGGGACTGATACTGGGTGCTCTGGTGTTGCTGTATTTCAGCAAAGGCTGGAGAAGTGGATCGTACTACAGCGGAATCTTTGGCCGGCGATCATTGGA ATACCAAAGAACGTTTGGAGAAAACAGTATATTCGATGACCTGAATCCACAGAGAGACACTAGAAGCCACCAACTGTTCTGGAAGGATCGGATACGTGATATAGCCAAATTGTTCAAAGAAAATTATTAG
- the LOC109423266 gene encoding uncharacterized protein LOC109423266 isoform X2, which yields MIKIVLLVVCTGSFIVASQADEAVVAAVVEARQQYPDSPFFHSAGFGRERSIDGDGRANEYQWIDAIVQLAAPDATDECRREVICEAEAYVSGNPLLRILSQFGGGTGNECRMATFSGVCRSITIQDVIVRQIRPFFNYQSNVNWGTSILNKLL from the exons ATGATCAAAATTGTACTCCTCGTTGTATGTACCGGCAGCTTTATCGTAGCGAGTCAGGCTGATGAAGCCGTCGTTGCCGCAGTCGTGGAAGCCCGTCAGCAGTATCCTGACTCACCGTTCTTCCATTCCG CAGGATTTGGCCGGGAACGATCGATCGACGGCGACGGCAGGGCGAACGAGTACCAGTGGATAGATGCGATCGTACAGCTGGCGGCACCGGACGCGACGGATGAATGCCGCCGGGAAGTGATCTGCGAAGCGGAAGCATACGTGTCGGGAAACCCGTTGTTGCGGATATTGTCGCAATTTGGTGGTGGCACGGGGAACGAGTGCAGGATGGCAACTTTTAGTGGAGTGTGCAGATCGATCACGATCCAGGATGTGATTGTGAGACAAATCAGGCCGTTTTTCAACTACCAGTCAAATGTCAATTGGGGCACGTCGATActcaataaattgttataa
- the LOC109423266 gene encoding uncharacterized protein LOC109423266 isoform X3, with protein sequence MIKIVLLVVCTGSFIVASQADEAVVAAVVEARQQYPDSPFFHSGFGRERSIDGDGRANEYQWIDAIVQLAAPDATDECRREVICEAEAYVSGNPLLRILSQFGGGTGNECRMATFSGVCRSITIQDVIVRQIRPFFNYQSNVNWGTSILNKLL encoded by the exons ATGATCAAAATTGTACTCCTCGTTGTATGTACCGGCAGCTTTATCGTAGCGAGTCAGGCTGATGAAGCCGTCGTTGCCGCAGTCGTGGAAGCCCGTCAGCAGTATCCTGACTCACCGTTCTTCCATTCCG GATTTGGCCGGGAACGATCGATCGACGGCGACGGCAGGGCGAACGAGTACCAGTGGATAGATGCGATCGTACAGCTGGCGGCACCGGACGCGACGGATGAATGCCGCCGGGAAGTGATCTGCGAAGCGGAAGCATACGTGTCGGGAAACCCGTTGTTGCGGATATTGTCGCAATTTGGTGGTGGCACGGGGAACGAGTGCAGGATGGCAACTTTTAGTGGAGTGTGCAGATCGATCACGATCCAGGATGTGATTGTGAGACAAATCAGGCCGTTTTTCAACTACCAGTCAAATGTCAATTGGGGCACGTCGATActcaataaattgttataa
- the LOC109423266 gene encoding uncharacterized protein LOC109423266 isoform X1: MIKIVLLVVCTGSFIVASQADEAVVAAVVEARQQYPDSPFFHSVAYPFGYGWGIAAFVLAVFKAVFVFSAYVIWASFEAGFGRERSIDGDGRANEYQWIDAIVQLAAPDATDECRREVICEAEAYVSGNPLLRILSQFGGGTGNECRMATFSGVCRSITIQDVIVRQIRPFFNYQSNVNWGTSILNKLL, translated from the exons ATGATCAAAATTGTACTCCTCGTTGTATGTACCGGCAGCTTTATCGTAGCGAGTCAGGCTGATGAAGCCGTCGTTGCCGCAGTCGTGGAAGCCCGTCAGCAGTATCCTGACTCACCGTTCTTCCATTCCG TTGCCTATCCTTTCGGTTACGGTTGGGGCATAGCGGCCTTCGTGTTGGCCGTGTTCAAAGCAGTGTTCGTATTTAGTGCTTATGTGATTTGGGCCTCTTTTGAAGCAGGATTTGGCCGGGAACGATCGATCGACGGCGACGGCAGGGCGAACGAGTACCAGTGGATAGATGCGATCGTACAGCTGGCGGCACCGGACGCGACGGATGAATGCCGCCGGGAAGTGATCTGCGAAGCGGAAGCATACGTGTCGGGAAACCCGTTGTTGCGGATATTGTCGCAATTTGGTGGTGGCACGGGGAACGAGTGCAGGATGGCAACTTTTAGTGGAGTGTGCAGATCGATCACGATCCAGGATGTGATTGTGAGACAAATCAGGCCGTTTTTCAACTACCAGTCAAATGTCAATTGGGGCACGTCGATActcaataaattgttataa
- the LOC134286966 gene encoding uncharacterized protein LOC134286966: protein MNTQYGGGDMATGSGRSQAGTIAAGASRSHNPLSLPSIQLLQARDNWSTWRFAVQTFLELEDLWDAVKPGRNADGTFAEVDVMKDRRARGKIILLLDPVNYVHVKDVSTARETWSRLEAAFEDSGLTRKVGLLRKLISTTLENCASMEVFVNSIIATAHQLRGIGFDIGDEWIGTLLLAGLPEEYRPMIMAIENSGLKISADVIKTKLLQEVSIPSTGAAYAGKKQVWKQRQDANTKTASNGPKCRNCKKFGYIAKYCPVKVSKHENGKAWCTVLSTIAEDDQNWYFDSGASGHFTKTEELLENSRKCGGKVVAANKGAMNVVAKGTVKIYPECCPEDSPIEMHDVQIVKRGHEVKFSMDGVQVINPSGQVIATGSRHNDLFKLDQLVSRSRANELLELVHSDIGGPMEVSSLGGSRYYLTFTDDKSRKIWIYFLEEKSGESVYKAFENFRSMAEKQTGKQLKTLRTDNGKEFVNKRLEDHLQRLGIRHQTSADYTPEQNGLAERCNRTIVERARCMLFEAHLPKTFWAEAAATAVYLINRSPTKGHQMTPEEAWSGRKPDLAHVRIFGSPAMAHIPKQKRKKWDPKAFECVLTGFDEDTKAYRLWDPASRKLVKSRDVTFLSEQAQTVVQDVQIQVNHKSKIVSLDYVEVASYEPQPIQNAIEEPDEVTAVEAIDETMPRDETIITSDESDEEFQDDAVPTCSQHQVPFQQETLPLRRSGRERYLPDKLRDFFFPSRGLSSNRFSGDENETGDTMENSNRNMDLVTSQPQQGLVTMDNATGDSDPRTPAEA from the exons aTGAATACGCAATACGGCGGAGGTGACATGGCTACCGGATCTGGTCGAAGTCAAGCTGGAACGATCGCTGCTGGTGCAAGTCGAAGCCACAATCCATTGAGTTTGCCGTCAATTCAGTTGCTGCAGGCACGCGATAATTGGTCCACCTGGCGTTTTGCTGTGCAAACATTTTTGGAGTTGGAAGATTTGTGGGACGCTGTGAAGCCTGGAAGAAACGCCGATGGAACATTTGCGGAAGTGGACGTGATGAAGGACAGAAGAGCTCGTGGCAAGATCATACTCTTACTGGATCCTGTAAACTACGTTCACGTCAAGGACGTTTCAACAGCTCGGGAGACGTGGTCGCGCTTGGAGGCAGCATTCGAGGACTCCGGTCTAACCAGGAAAGTCGGACTGCTCAGGAAGCTGATTTCAACGACTCTGGAGAACTGCGCGTCCATGGAGGTCTTTGTGAACAGCATCATCGCAACAGCCCACCAGTTGCGCGGTATTGGTTTCGATATTGGAGACGAATGGATCGGGACGTTGCTGCTCGCCGGCTTGCCTGAAGAATATCGCCCAATGATAATGGCAATTGAGAACTCCGGGTTGAAGATAAGTGCTGATGTTATCAAAACAAAACTCTTGCAAGAAGTAAGTATACCTTCAACCGGGGCTGCATACGCAGGCAAGAAGCAAGTATGGAAGCAAAGGCAAGACGCAAATACGAAAACGGCAAGCAACGGTCCAAAGTGTAGAAACTGCAAGAAGTTCGGATATATCGCAAAATATTGTCCAGTGAAGGTTTCGAAGCACGAAAATGGAAAAGCGTGGTGTACCGTATTATCGACGATCGCTGAGGATGATCAGAATTGGTATTTTGATTCGGGAGCATCCGGCCACTTCACGAAgacggaagaattgctggaaaattcaCGTAAGTGCGGTGGAAAAGTCGTTGCAGCCAATAAAGGTGCCATGAACGTCGTTGCGAAAGGAACGGTTAAGATATACCCCGAATGCTGCCCTGAAGATTCGCCAATAGAGATGCATGATGTCCAG ATAGTGAAGCGAGGCCACGAAGTGAAGTTCAGCATGGACGGAGTTCAAGTCATCAATCCATCGGGACAGGTCATCGCTACTGGTTCCAGACACAACGATCTTTTCAAGTTGGACCAACTGGTGTCAC GATCAAGagcgaatgaacttctggagctgGTACATTCTGATATTGGCGGACCAATGGAGGTCTCATCTCTGGGTGGCAGCCGCTATTACCTGACGTTTACGGATGACAAATCGCGCAAGATTTGGATCTATTTTCTGGAGGAGAAATCTGGAGAAAGTGTCTACAAGGCATTTGAAAATTTCCGAAGCATGGCTGAAAAGCAAACGGGTAAGCAGCTAAAAACTCTCCGAACAGACAACGGCAAGGAGTTTGTGAATAAGCGATTAGAAGACCACCTACAGCGTTTGGGCATACGGCATCAAACTTCGGCGGATTATACTCCAGAGCAGAACGGACTGGCGGAACGATGCAACCGAACCATCGTTGAAAGAGCAAGATGCATGCTGTTCGAAGCACACCTTCCCAAAACGTTCTGGGCCGAAGCAGCCGCGACAGCAGTGTATTTAATAAATCGATCGCCAACCAAAGGACACCAAATGACCCCGGAAGAAGCTTGGAGTGGTAGGAAGCCTGACCTAGCCCACGTGCGTATTTTCGGATCACCTGCAATGGCGCACATCCCTAAACAAAAACGCAAGAAGTGGGATCCGAAGGCTTTCGAGTGCGTTCTAACCGGTTTTGATGAGGACACGAAGGCTTATCGTCTATGGGACCCTGCATCAAGAAAGCTGGTCAAGTCTCGAGATGTGACGTTTCTCAGCGAGCAAGCACAGACTGTCGTACAAGACGTACAGATTCAGGTGAACCACAAATCGAAGATTGTTAGTTTGGATTACGTGGAAGTAGCTTCATACGAACCTCAACCCATTCAAAATGCAATCGAGGAACCGGACGAAGTAACAGCCGTTGAGGCAATCGATGAAACAATGCCGAGAGATGAAACTATTATCACGAGTGATGAAAGCGACGAAGAATTTCAAGATGATGCAGTTCCGACATGTTCTCAGCATCAGGTTCCATTCCAACAAGAAACACTACCATTGAGACGAAGTGGAAGGGAGCGCTATCTTCCAGACAAACTGCGTGATTTCTTCTTTCCAAGTCGAGGTTTGTCGTCGAATCGTTTTTCTGGTGACGAGAACGAAACTGGTGACACCATGGAGAATTCAAACCGGAACATGGATCTTGTGACGAGCCAACCTCAACAAGGACTAGTGACTATGGATAATGCAACTGGCGATAGTGACCCCCGTACTCCAGCTGAAGCTTAA